From one Candidatus Limnocylindrales bacterium genomic stretch:
- the aroC gene encoding chorismate synthase, whose protein sequence is MPGSSFGHALRITTAGESHGPANVVILDGVPPGLALSVEDLLVDLDRRRPGQSRIVTQRRESDTPQILSGVFEGTTTGTSLAILIPNEDQRSRDYDEIKNLYRPGHADFTFDAKYGVRDYRGGGRSSARETNVRVAAGVVAKKILEQACGGRVVGYVVQVGDIRARIASPAAVTLDDVEKLADGSANIVRCPDRAAAERMIALIDQVRKEQDSVGGIAEIVATGIPAGLGEPVFDKLKADLAKAILSLPAVMSFEYGDGIAVATARGSQNNDVFEPNPETAGAPVRTRTNRHGGMLGGISSGMPIVVRAAVKPTSSLPLEQETVDRSGDAATIRTKGRHDPCLLPRFVPMAEAMVALVLADHLLRWKAQTLFPGR, encoded by the coding sequence ATGCCCGGTAGCAGTTTTGGCCACGCACTAAGGATTACGACCGCGGGCGAGAGCCACGGTCCCGCAAACGTCGTCATACTCGACGGCGTTCCTCCCGGTCTCGCCCTTTCGGTCGAAGACCTGCTCGTCGATCTCGACCGCCGTCGGCCGGGGCAGAGCCGCATCGTCACGCAGCGGCGAGAATCCGATACGCCTCAGATCCTGTCCGGCGTGTTCGAAGGAACGACGACCGGGACTTCGCTCGCGATCCTCATTCCGAACGAAGACCAGCGAAGCCGCGACTACGATGAAATCAAGAACCTTTACCGGCCGGGCCACGCCGACTTCACGTTCGACGCGAAGTACGGAGTTCGCGATTACCGCGGCGGCGGGCGGTCGAGCGCACGGGAAACCAACGTGCGCGTCGCTGCCGGAGTAGTCGCCAAAAAGATCCTCGAGCAGGCCTGCGGCGGCCGCGTCGTCGGCTACGTGGTCCAGGTCGGCGACATCCGGGCGAGAATCGCGTCACCGGCGGCGGTGACGCTGGACGACGTCGAAAAGCTTGCCGACGGCAGCGCGAACATCGTGCGATGCCCGGACCGCGCCGCCGCCGAGCGCATGATCGCGCTGATCGACCAGGTCCGGAAAGAGCAGGATTCCGTCGGCGGCATCGCCGAGATCGTCGCGACCGGCATTCCGGCCGGGCTCGGCGAACCGGTCTTCGACAAGCTCAAGGCCGATCTCGCCAAAGCGATCCTCAGCCTGCCGGCGGTCATGTCGTTCGAATACGGAGATGGAATCGCGGTCGCGACCGCGCGCGGCAGCCAGAACAACGATGTCTTCGAGCCGAATCCGGAGACAGCCGGAGCACCGGTCCGTACCCGGACCAATCGCCATGGCGGCATGCTCGGCGGCATCAGCAGCGGGATGCCGATCGTGGTGCGCGCCGCGGTCAAGCCGACGAGCAGCCTGCCGCTCGAGCAGGAAACCGTCGATCGCAGCGGCGATGCGGCGACGATCCGCACAAAGGGTCGACACGACCCTTGCCTGCTGCCGCGCTTCGTCCCGATGGCCGAAGCGATGGTCGCGCTCGTCCTCGCGGATCATCTCCTCCGCTGGAAAGCACAGACGTTGTTCCCTGGTCGCTAG
- a CDS encoding serine/threonine protein kinase: MTFDKAAPAGASAGRALVPRGRKNKNAPAMKARARGSSRLEDGSETRFFHGLTPERILEAVESEGFECTGRCLALNSLENRVYDVEIELDDPTASPSDRFRVVKFYRPGRWSREQIQAEHDFLLDLAEREIPVVAPERFDGDRTLGHIDDLGIFFTVFPRARGRLRDEISEDEATQLGRLIARVHAVGASRTADSRLRLDVNTYGRENLDFLIDSGVVPAAYRDRYRSLVERVCDRAEPWFEDTDVQPIHGDCHLGNVLWGDEGAMLVDFDDMLVGPCVQDLWLLSAGRDTWARKRRTAIVEGYEEMRDFDRLSLRLVEPLRVLRLVHFCAWIARRWEDAAFPRTFTDFGSDRFWVGQLEAIQEAAADEDPFEEDGRS, encoded by the coding sequence GTGACTTTCGACAAAGCCGCACCGGCAGGCGCGTCGGCTGGACGCGCGCTTGTGCCTCGCGGCAGGAAGAACAAGAACGCGCCTGCAATGAAGGCGCGCGCACGAGGAAGCTCCAGGCTCGAAGACGGGTCGGAGACGCGCTTCTTCCACGGACTGACGCCGGAGCGCATCCTCGAAGCCGTCGAAAGCGAAGGCTTCGAGTGCACCGGCCGCTGCCTCGCGCTCAACAGTCTCGAGAACCGCGTCTACGACGTCGAGATCGAGCTCGACGATCCGACTGCTTCTCCGAGTGACCGCTTCCGCGTCGTCAAGTTCTACCGGCCGGGCCGCTGGTCGCGCGAACAGATCCAGGCCGAGCACGATTTCCTTCTCGATCTCGCCGAACGCGAGATTCCGGTCGTCGCTCCCGAGCGTTTTGACGGCGACCGCACGCTCGGACACATCGACGATCTCGGAATTTTTTTCACCGTCTTCCCGCGAGCGCGCGGGCGACTCCGCGACGAGATCAGCGAAGACGAAGCGACGCAGCTCGGACGGCTGATTGCGCGCGTGCACGCGGTCGGCGCATCGCGTACGGCCGACTCGCGTCTTCGCCTCGACGTCAACACGTACGGACGCGAGAATCTCGACTTCCTGATCGATTCGGGCGTGGTGCCGGCGGCCTATCGCGATCGCTACCGCAGCCTGGTCGAGCGCGTCTGCGATCGCGCCGAGCCGTGGTTCGAGGACACCGACGTGCAGCCGATCCACGGCGACTGTCATCTCGGCAACGTGCTGTGGGGCGACGAAGGGGCGATGCTCGTCGATTTCGACGACATGCTGGTCGGCCCGTGCGTGCAGGACCTGTGGCTGCTGTCGGCCGGCCGCGACACGTGGGCGCGCAAGCGGCGCACGGCGATCGTCGAAGGCTATGAAGAGATGCGCGACTTCGACCGTCTGTCGCTGCGCCTGGTCGAGCCGCTGCGCGTGCTGAGGCTCGTGCATTTCTGCGCGTGGATCGCGCGGCGCTGGGAAGACGCGGCGTTCCCGCGCACGTTCACCGACTTCGGCAGCGACCGTTTCTGGGTCGGCCAGCTCGAAGCCATCCAGGAAGCCGCGGCGGACGAGGATCCTTTCGAGGAGGACGGACGTTCATGA
- the metH gene encoding methionine synthase — protein sequence MTVRIDHRWSPRARHFAELLGERILVLDGAMGTMIQSYGLEEADFRGERFTDWPCDLKGNNDLLTLVRPDIVRAIHEAYFDAGADIVETNTFNSTSISQADYRAESLVYELNRRGAEVAREAAANVAARSPGRTCFVAGVLGPTNRTASMSPNVSDSSFRNVTYEELVEAYIEAADALIEGGADILMVETIFDTLNAKAALYAIEEVFEKRGVRLPLMISGTITDASGRTLSGQTPAAFCYSVRHSQPISIGLNCALGPDQLRAHVEEISRVADTLVSAHPNAGLPNVFSEFDETPEIMAPKIREWAESGFLNIVGGCCGTTPAHIAAIADAVRGVPPRRIPELETRCRLSGLEPLEIGPDSLFVNVGERTNVTGSKKFSDLILAGDYESAIEVARQQVEAGAQMIDVNMDEGLLDSEKAMTTFLRMIACEPSVARVPIMVDSSKWSVIEAGLRCVQGKGVVNSISMKEGEEAFLEHARKVRRYGAAVIVMAFDEIGQADTAARKIEMCTRAYRLLTEKAGFPPEDIIFDPNIFPVGTGIEEHARYAIDYFEAVEYIHETLPHAMTSGGVSNVSFSFRGNNPVREAIHSAFLYHAIKAGMTMGIVNAGAMPVYENIDKHLLGLVEDVLFNRREDATERLTNFAEGYKGTAGAKGQDLSWREAPVADRLRHALVQGVADFVVEDTEEARAAAKHPLEVIEGPLMAGMNVVGDLFGAGKMFLPQVVKSARVMKKAVAHLIPYLEALKADGAQSSKGRVLLATVKGDVHDIGKNIVGVVLQCNNFEVFDLGVMVSSERILAAAREHECDIIGLSGLITPSLEEMSHVAREMERQGFSLPLLIGGATTSKVHTAVKIEPHYSGPVLHVLDASRGVGVATSLTSPGLREPLVVATRKEYAQVRETYGARQQAVRNVALAAARANSQKTDWQAYHPPAPKKPGLTVFEDYPLEELVGYIDWTPFFQTWELSGRYPKLLDDPVVGEAARGLWKDAQEMLAKLVGERRLRARAVAGFWPAASVGDDLEIYTDEARTRVRTPVRFLRQQIAKPPGRPNLCLADLVAPKSSGVKDWVGGFAVTAGIGLDAIVAEYEKNHDDYSAILCKALADRLAEALAERLHQRARTELWGYAADEKIDNEGLIAERYRGIRPAPGYPACPDHSEKPALFELLDATANAGITLTESYAMLPTAAVSGYYFSHPDSAYFGIGKIARDQVEDYARRCGVDVSVIERRLGSILAYDDREPALVLAVAGAAG from the coding sequence ATGACCGTTCGCATCGACCATCGCTGGAGTCCCCGTGCCCGCCACTTCGCCGAGCTGCTCGGCGAGCGCATCCTCGTGCTCGACGGTGCAATGGGTACGATGATCCAGAGCTACGGCCTGGAGGAAGCCGATTTTCGCGGCGAGCGCTTCACCGACTGGCCGTGCGATCTCAAGGGCAACAACGACCTGCTGACGCTCGTGCGGCCCGACATCGTGCGCGCGATTCACGAGGCGTATTTCGACGCGGGCGCCGACATCGTCGAGACCAACACGTTCAACTCGACGAGCATCTCGCAGGCCGACTACAGGGCCGAGTCGCTGGTCTACGAGCTCAACCGCCGCGGTGCCGAGGTCGCGCGCGAGGCCGCCGCCAACGTTGCCGCGCGCAGTCCCGGGCGGACATGCTTCGTGGCCGGCGTGCTCGGTCCAACCAACCGTACCGCGTCGATGTCGCCCAACGTCTCGGACTCGTCGTTCCGCAACGTCACGTACGAGGAGCTCGTCGAAGCCTACATCGAAGCTGCCGACGCCCTGATCGAAGGCGGCGCCGACATCCTGATGGTCGAGACGATCTTCGACACGCTCAACGCGAAGGCTGCCCTGTACGCGATCGAAGAGGTCTTCGAAAAGCGCGGCGTGAGGCTTCCGCTGATGATCTCGGGAACCATCACCGACGCGAGCGGGCGAACGCTGTCCGGCCAGACGCCGGCCGCGTTCTGCTACTCGGTGCGCCATTCGCAGCCGATCTCGATCGGGCTCAACTGCGCGCTCGGCCCCGATCAGCTGCGCGCACACGTCGAGGAAATCTCCCGCGTCGCCGATACGCTCGTCAGTGCACATCCGAACGCCGGCCTGCCGAACGTGTTCAGTGAGTTCGACGAGACGCCCGAGATCATGGCGCCGAAGATCCGCGAGTGGGCCGAGTCGGGCTTCCTCAACATCGTCGGCGGTTGCTGCGGCACGACGCCTGCGCACATCGCGGCGATCGCCGACGCCGTTCGCGGCGTTCCGCCGAGACGGATTCCGGAGCTCGAGACGCGCTGCCGCCTGTCCGGTCTCGAGCCGCTCGAGATCGGCCCCGACTCGCTGTTCGTCAACGTCGGCGAGCGCACCAACGTGACCGGCAGCAAGAAGTTCTCCGACCTGATTCTCGCCGGCGACTACGAATCGGCGATCGAGGTCGCGCGCCAGCAGGTCGAAGCCGGCGCGCAGATGATCGACGTGAACATGGACGAAGGCCTGCTCGATTCCGAGAAGGCCATGACGACGTTCCTGCGCATGATCGCGTGCGAGCCGTCGGTGGCGCGCGTGCCGATCATGGTCGATTCGTCGAAATGGAGCGTCATCGAGGCGGGGCTACGCTGCGTGCAGGGCAAAGGCGTCGTCAACTCGATCAGCATGAAGGAAGGCGAGGAAGCGTTCCTCGAGCACGCCCGCAAGGTGCGCCGTTACGGCGCCGCCGTGATCGTCATGGCGTTCGATGAAATCGGGCAGGCGGACACCGCCGCGCGAAAGATCGAGATGTGCACGCGCGCGTACCGGCTCCTCACGGAGAAGGCCGGCTTCCCGCCGGAAGACATCATCTTCGATCCGAACATCTTCCCGGTCGGCACCGGCATCGAGGAGCACGCGCGTTACGCAATCGATTACTTCGAGGCGGTCGAGTACATCCACGAGACGCTTCCGCACGCGATGACGAGCGGCGGCGTCAGCAACGTGTCGTTCTCGTTCCGCGGCAACAACCCGGTGCGCGAAGCGATCCATTCGGCGTTCCTCTATCACGCGATCAAGGCCGGCATGACGATGGGCATCGTCAACGCCGGCGCGATGCCGGTTTACGAGAACATCGACAAGCACCTGCTCGGGCTCGTCGAGGACGTGCTGTTCAACCGGCGCGAAGACGCCACCGAGCGGCTGACGAATTTCGCCGAAGGCTACAAGGGCACGGCCGGCGCCAAGGGCCAGGACCTGTCGTGGCGCGAAGCGCCCGTGGCGGACCGCCTGCGGCATGCGCTCGTGCAGGGCGTCGCCGACTTCGTCGTCGAGGACACCGAGGAAGCGCGCGCTGCCGCGAAGCATCCGCTCGAAGTCATCGAAGGGCCGCTCATGGCCGGAATGAACGTCGTCGGCGACCTGTTCGGCGCCGGCAAGATGTTCCTTCCGCAGGTCGTCAAGAGCGCGCGCGTGATGAAGAAGGCTGTTGCGCACCTGATCCCGTATCTCGAAGCGCTCAAGGCCGACGGCGCGCAGTCGTCGAAGGGCAGGGTGCTGCTCGCGACGGTCAAGGGCGACGTGCACGACATCGGCAAGAACATCGTCGGCGTCGTGCTCCAGTGCAACAACTTCGAGGTCTTCGATCTCGGCGTGATGGTGTCGTCCGAGCGCATCCTTGCGGCCGCGCGCGAGCACGAGTGCGACATCATCGGCCTGTCGGGGCTGATCACGCCGTCGCTCGAAGAGATGAGCCACGTCGCGCGCGAGATGGAGCGCCAGGGGTTCTCGCTGCCGCTGCTGATCGGCGGCGCGACGACGTCCAAAGTGCACACGGCCGTCAAGATCGAGCCGCACTACAGCGGTCCGGTGCTGCACGTGCTCGATGCGTCGCGCGGAGTCGGCGTAGCGACGTCGCTGACGAGCCCGGGGCTTCGCGAGCCGCTCGTCGTCGCCACGCGCAAGGAATACGCCCAGGTTCGCGAGACCTACGGCGCTCGCCAGCAGGCCGTGCGCAACGTTGCGCTCGCGGCGGCGCGCGCGAATTCGCAGAAGACCGACTGGCAGGCCTACCATCCGCCCGCTCCGAAGAAGCCGGGGCTCACCGTATTCGAGGATTACCCGCTCGAAGAGCTCGTCGGGTACATCGACTGGACCCCGTTCTTCCAGACGTGGGAGCTTTCGGGCCGTTATCCGAAGCTGCTCGACGATCCCGTCGTCGGCGAGGCCGCGCGCGGCCTGTGGAAAGACGCGCAGGAAATGCTTGCGAAGCTGGTCGGCGAGCGGCGCCTGCGGGCACGCGCAGTGGCCGGATTCTGGCCGGCGGCGTCGGTCGGGGACGATCTCGAGATTTACACCGACGAAGCCCGCACGCGCGTGCGCACGCCGGTCCGCTTCCTGCGCCAGCAGATCGCCAAGCCGCCCGGACGTCCGAACCTGTGTCTCGCCGATCTCGTCGCACCGAAGTCGAGCGGGGTGAAGGACTGGGTCGGAGGCTTCGCGGTAACGGCCGGCATCGGCCTCGACGCGATCGTCGCCGAGTACGAGAAGAACCACGACGATTACTCGGCCATCCTCTGCAAGGCGCTCGCGGATCGCCTGGCCGAAGCTCTCGCCGAACGTCTGCACCAGCGCGCGCGAACCGAGCTGTGGGGATACGCGGCCGACGAAAAGATCGACAACGAGGGGCTGATTGCCGAGCGCTACCGCGGCATCCGTCCGGCTCCCGGTTATCCGGCGTGTCCCGACCATTCGGAAAAGCCGGCACTGTTCGAGCTGCTCGATGCGACGGCCAATGCGGGCATCACGCTGACCGAGTCGTACGCCATGCTGCCGACGGCCGCGGTGAGCGGTTATTACTTCTCGCATCCGGACTCGGCGTATTTCGGCATCGGAAAAATCGCGCGCGACCAGGTCGAGGACTACGCGCGGCGCTGCGGCGTCGATGTTTCGGTGATCGAGCGGCGCCTCGGGTCGATCCTCGCGTACGACGATCGCGAACCGGCGCTGGTGCTCGCGGTCGCCGGAGCCGCCGGGTGA
- a CDS encoding SAM-dependent methyltransferase: MIIEIEPIGYVRGGRAEAIDDDWGKVKARIELDASRFAPESLAGLEDFSHLVIVYHFHLADPLKVELTARRPRNNPDWPKVGIFAQRGKNRPNHLGVSTCAILGVEGTSILVQGLDAIDGTPVLDLKPYFREFEPRNVVREPAWVAELMAQYW, encoded by the coding sequence ATGATCATCGAAATCGAGCCCATCGGATACGTACGCGGCGGCCGGGCCGAGGCCATTGACGACGACTGGGGCAAGGTGAAGGCTCGCATCGAGCTCGATGCGTCGCGCTTCGCGCCCGAGTCACTCGCGGGACTCGAGGATTTCTCTCACCTCGTGATCGTCTACCACTTTCACCTCGCCGATCCGCTCAAGGTCGAGCTCACGGCGCGTCGCCCGCGCAACAATCCCGACTGGCCGAAGGTGGGTATTTTCGCGCAGCGCGGGAAGAACCGGCCGAACCACCTCGGCGTTTCGACCTGCGCGATACTCGGAGTCGAGGGAACCAGCATCCTCGTGCAGGGTCTCGACGCGATCGACGGCACGCCGGTACTCGATCTCAAGCCGTACTTCCGCGAGTTCGAGCCGCGCAACGTCGTACGCGAGCCGGCGTGGGTAGCCGAGCTGATGGCACAGTACTGGTGA
- a CDS encoding MarR family transcriptional regulator: protein MPVKQHFVALSEFRHRLTKFLRFSEDLCRGQDVSPAQYLLLLHLHGYPDRDWATVGELATRLQASHQSTVALVQRCERKGWVTKRSSPDDARVIRVSLTARGRAKIERIAMLHRDELHRLGHVLSEARALGLLSVAPKAR, encoded by the coding sequence ATGCCCGTCAAACAGCATTTCGTCGCGCTGTCGGAATTTCGACATCGCCTGACAAAATTCCTGCGCTTCAGCGAGGACCTCTGTCGCGGGCAGGATGTCAGTCCGGCACAGTATCTTCTGCTGCTGCACCTTCACGGCTATCCGGACCGCGACTGGGCCACCGTCGGAGAACTGGCTACGCGGCTGCAGGCGAGCCATCAATCGACGGTGGCGCTGGTTCAGCGCTGCGAACGCAAAGGCTGGGTCACCAAGCGGAGCAGCCCCGACGATGCGCGTGTCATCCGTGTCAGCCTGACCGCGCGTGGCCGTGCAAAGATCGAACGAATCGCGATGCTGCACCGTGACGAGCTCCACCGTCTCGGGCACGTCCTCAGCGAAGCCCGGGCGTTGGGATTACTCTCGGTCGCACCCAAAGCCCGCTGA